TAATACATCATGACTGAAAGGGGTGCTCCTTACGCCCGGCCCAGCCGGCTCCCAGTTCTCGTGGGGCGGGAACATGCCGGGCCGTGGCGCAGGATGCAACCGCCTGGCAGGGGCCGTGGAGGCAAATCCATCCGTTCCGGTCGCGTTTCGTGCGGCCTGTTGCCGGACTGCCCGCCTAAAACAGTGATAGCTGCGGGTCCTGGCGCAAGGGCGGCGGCGCGAAGCGGGAACAATCCAGCGGCCGCTCACGGTCCAGCCCCAGCGCGCGGCGGGCGCGCAGGAAACGCTGCCGCAGCAGGTCGGCCTCCGCGCCCTCGCCACGGCCGCGCCGGCCGAAGGTCGAATCGTACAGCGCCCCGCCACGCATCGCGCGGATCCGCCGCAGCACGTGCTGCGCCCGGTCCGGGTAATGGCGGGCAAGCCAGTCCTCGAACAGCGGCGCGACCTCCAGCGGCAGGCGCAGCAGGACATAGGCGGCGCCGCTGGCCCCGGCCCGGGCGGCTTCCTTCAGGATCGCCTCCAGTTCGTGATCGGTCAGCGCCGGGATCATCGGCGCGGCCATGACGCTGGTGGGGATTCCGGCCCGGGCCAGCGCGGCAATGGCCTCCAGCCTCCGTGCCGGGGTCGAGGCCCGTGGTTCCATCCTCCGTGCCAGGTCGGGGTCCAGGGTCGTGACGGACAGGCTGACATGCACCAGTCTGCGCGCCGCCATGTCGCCCAGGATATCGAGGTCGCGCAGGATTCCGGCCGATTTGGTGACGATGGTCACGGGATGGGAAAACCGCTCCAGCACCGCCAGGATGGCGCGGGTGATGGCCTGTGTGCGCTCCACCGGCTGGTACGGGTCGGTATTGGTGCCCAGCGCGATGGGGCGCGGCTGGTAGGACGGGCGGCGCAGTTCCTGTTCCAGCAGACGCGCGGCATCGGGCTTGCAGGTCAGGCGGGTTTCGAAATCCAGCCCGGGCGACAGGCCCAGCCAGGCATGGGTGGGACGGGCATAGCAATAGATGCAGCCGTGCTCGCACCCGCGATAGGCATTGATCGACCGGTCGAAGCCCAGGTCGGGGCTGGTGTTGCGGGTGATGATGGTCCGGGCGGCCTCGAACGACAGTTCGGTGCGCGGCGCGCCGTCTTCGCCCTCGGCCAGCGTGCCCCATCCGTCATCGACGGGGGACGCCTGCTGCGCGGCGTGGCGGTCGGGCAGCGACAGCGTGGCGCCGCGTCCGTGGCGGATGCCGGCCAGGCTGGTGGACCGTTCGTCCAGCGTCCGGGCCGCCGAACGCGTCTGCTGTCCCTGGCCGATGCGGATGGGGGAGGGGTCTGGCATCGTGGGCTCCGGGGTGTCCATCCATGGTGGCAGACCCTCCTTCCGCCCGTCAAGA
This genomic stretch from Gluconacetobacter diazotrophicus PA1 5 harbors:
- a CDS encoding PA0069 family radical SAM protein — its product is MPDPSPIRIGQGQQTRSAARTLDERSTSLAGIRHGRGATLSLPDRHAAQQASPVDDGWGTLAEGEDGAPRTELSFEAARTIITRNTSPDLGFDRSINAYRGCEHGCIYCYARPTHAWLGLSPGLDFETRLTCKPDAARLLEQELRRPSYQPRPIALGTNTDPYQPVERTQAITRAILAVLERFSHPVTIVTKSAGILRDLDILGDMAARRLVHVSLSVTTLDPDLARRMEPRASTPARRLEAIAALARAGIPTSVMAAPMIPALTDHELEAILKEAARAGASGAAYVLLRLPLEVAPLFEDWLARHYPDRAQHVLRRIRAMRGGALYDSTFGRRGRGEGAEADLLRQRFLRARRALGLDRERPLDCSRFAPPPLRQDPQLSLF